From one Anopheles cruzii chromosome 3, idAnoCruzAS_RS32_06, whole genome shotgun sequence genomic stretch:
- the LOC128274075 gene encoding LOW QUALITY PROTEIN: tektin-B1 (The sequence of the model RefSeq protein was modified relative to this genomic sequence to represent the inferred CDS: inserted 1 base in 1 codon), producing MSNKAAVTFEKLNEAEXLNQLKNVAYTQRSDAFEQRHSARNLRNETRIETHWDTYHNNDRLSDRVAELDRWRETVRIMLGRVADEIQALKEEKANTERDLDGHITPLTVVSECIGMRDCRLGSELTYDEGDTELKNELCIVENNQRLLRDQNQAAWEQLNRLQEVRFKLELDLTDKDEAQAIDGHQLQVDAHCGDVTFKTDPTRVPRDSCTYGNWLEYCEELVALAETTLSDSFSIRESLFATREKARNILRAQQDRTAHTLRKRIFETQRARNELEYQLGMMKKEMDKCLREIETLERAYADKIEALKVVETRLENRAQRPGMELCVDEPYHGLCDEVQRLQDTVKIVREKIDATKTSYNGLRDHANRIDQDLQNKQHSLMTDIRALDLRGRLKTGEFGGLPTQTDRNIALSRIEDEIPKT from the exons atgTCCAACAAGGCCGCAGTGACGTTCGAGAAGCTGAACGAAGCTG GCTTGAACCAGCTCAAGAATGTGGCCTACACGCAGCGCTCGGATGCGTTCGAGCAACGGCACTCGGCGCGCAACCTGCGCAACGAGACCCGCATCGAGACGCACTGGGACACGTACCACAACAACGACCGGCTGTCGGACCGGGTCGCGGAGCTGGACCGGTGGCGGGAGACGGTGCGCATCATGCTGGGCCGGGTCGCGGACGAGATCCAGGCGCTGAAGGAGGAGAAGGCCAACACGGAGCGGGACCTGGACGGGCACATCACGCCCCTGACGGTGGTGTCCGAGTGCATCGGGATGCGGGACTGCCGGCTCGGGTCGGAGCTGACCTACGACGAGGGCGACACGGAGTTGAAGAACGAACTGTGCATCGTGGAGAACAACCAGCGGCTGCTGCGCGACCAGAACCAGGCCGCCTGGGAGCAGCTGAACCGGCTGCAGGAGGTCCGCTTCAAGCTGGAGCTCGATCTGACCGATAAGGACGAGGCGCAGGCCATCGACGGCCACCAGCTGCAGGTGGACGCGCACTGCGGAGACGTCACGTTCAAGACGGACCCGACGCGCGTTCCCCGGGA CTCCTGTACGTACGGCAACTGGCTGGAGTACTGCGAGGagctggtggcgctggccgAGACCACGCTCTCCGATTCGTTCTCCATCCGGGAGTCGCTGTTTGCGACGCGCGAAAAGGCCCGCAACATTCTGCGCGCCCAGCAGGACCGCACGGCCCACACGCTCCGGAAGCGCATCTTCGAGACGCAGCGGGCGCGCAACGAGCTCGAGTACCAGCTGGGAATG ATGAAGAAGGAGATGGACAAGTGTCTCCGGGAGATCGAAACCCTCGAGCGGGCTTACGCGGACAAGATCGAGGCCCTGAAGGTGGTCGAGACGCGGCTCGAGAACCGAGCGCAGCGGCCCGGGATGGAGTTGTGCGTCGACGAGCCGTACCACGGGCTGTGCGACGAGGTGCAGCGGCTGCAGGATACGGTCAAAATTGTGCGTGAAAAAATTGACGCCACCAAGACGTCGTACAACGGGCTGCGGGATCACGCGAACCGGATCGACCAGGACCTGCAGAACAAGCAGCACTCGCTGATGACCGACATCCGGGCGCTGGATCTGCGCGGCCGCCTCAAGACGGGCGAGTTTGGCGGGCTGCCGACGCAAACCGATCGTAACATCGCGTTGTCGCGCATCGAGGACGAAATTCCCAAAACGTAG